The genomic DNA TTCACTGTGAGAAAAAGGGGCTGTTTCCCTCCTcacctccagctcagctcagtgCCGTGGGCAGCAACTCTGAGGCCAGCTGAGATGATTTATGggatctgccagctctggggcAGTATCCCAGGGAAAGGCCAGCATGTGTGGGAGTCTACAGCCATTTTCCATAACAAATCCCAGTGGGAACTGAATGTTCCCAGGGTCAGGGCCGGAGGCAAACCCAGCGCTGCGTTTCTCTGCTGATCTGTCCTTGGGACTTAATCTCAAATCCCTTATCGCTGCCCCCATCGGCCTCGGGGACCCAGCGCTGCCCGTTACAGCGGGTTTCACATCCCTTccagctatttttttccccctgaccAGCTCGGGGTGGTTGGAGCCAaatctttttcctcccctccccgtTAGCAGCGGCGGTGGGTGGGTGCCGGTTGCCTCGCTCCGGTTTAGCTGGGTATAAAGCTGGAGAGCCCCtctctgccccatccctggccaggcaggagccaccagcagggagctggggaggggtgaTGGCTGAGCTgcctgtcccagagctgcccccagccctgtcccGCTGCAGCGGGCGCTTCACCATCAGCACCCTCCTGGGCACGGAGGAGGGCGGCCGGGGTCCCTACGCCGCGGCTGAGGGGGGCGGCTGTGACAGCGCCCACCCcacccacctctccagcagcaccctcTGCACCAGGACCTTCGGCTACAACACGGTGGATGTGGTGCCCGCCTACGAGCACTATGCCAACACCAAGGGGGTGGGTGATGCCAGCAAGGGGAGGCCCTCGCTGGCCGACCTCCACTCCATCCTCAAGGTAAGGTGGgactgggctgtgctgccaccacCCCTGGTATCCCCTGGCTGCACCACCAGTGCCTGGGTCCTGCGCCACGTCCACGGCACATCTCCGTGCCACGCTGACCTGCGTGTACCCAGGATGGTGAAGCCAGAGCTCTACCCCCAGCTGTCTGCCTCTGGgagggctgcctgcctgcaccctgcccaCCCTCACCTGCCTTCCCCTTGTCCCCACAGCCTGACCCGGGCCACCTCCGTGTCCCGGTGTCCGAGGCGCAGCGGAGCAACGGCGTGTCGGAGCCTGGGCcggaggaggcggcgggggAGCCGGGCAGAGCCCCCGAGCCCGTCCGCTTTGGGTGGGTGAAGGGTGTCATGGTGAGTGTGCCTGGTCCCACGGGGAGcatcctcctgccctcccaccccctACGAGCCAGGGGCATGGTGCATTTGCTCCTCACCATCACATTTTCCCCCCCCAAACCTGTTTTTCACAAGTACCTCTGAACGATTCCCCTGCCTGTGGAGGTGGGGTGGTTTTCGCTCGGAGGAGCAGGAGACCCAGTGTGGCCCCAGGTGCCTGGGTactgagggctggtccctcttCTCTGTCTCCCCAGATTCGCTGCATGCTGAACATCTGGGGAGTCATCCTCTACCTGCGCTTGCCCTGGATCACAGCCCAGGCAGGAATTGGTGGGTGCACCACGGGCAGGATGGCAGCACTGGGCTCACCATCTCCCACAACACCTAGGGGGGGGGTGgaaaccagcagcacagagcatgGGGTGATGTGTAGGGTCCTTGGGGGGGTCtcctggggaaggcagggggTCTGTGGGGCCgaggggacacagggacaaAGCAGTGCcatctcctcccagccctgacGTGGCTCATCATCCTGATGTCCGTGACGGTGACCACCATCACCGGCCTCTCCATCTCTGCCATATCCACCAACGGCAAAGTGAAGTCAGGTAGCGTGTCCCACCCTGGCACAGCCTCTGGCTACTCTGGGGCTGTTCCTTGGACGTGAGCTCCTGGCATGGGCTTGCCAggttgtgggggggggggggaaggcacCTGAAAATGCCGGGGAGGAGGCAGTTGACACCACAGGGTGCTTCCCCCACGCAGGGGGCACCTACTTCCTCATCTCGCGGAGCCTGGGGCCGGAGCTGGGCGGCTCCATCGGGCTGATCTTTGCCTTTGCCAACGCGGTGGCCGTGGCCATGCACACCGTGGGCTTTGCTGAAACTGTCCGGGACCTGCTGCAGGTAAGAAAGTGGCTCCATGTGTCCTCTGGGTCCTGTCCACTCCGCTTCTCCatccccatctcctccctgaAGAACCTGCGTTAATTAGCAGTGTTTGTGCTGATGTTGTACCGCTGATGATCAACTGGTGGCTGCTAAAATTCACGGCAATCCCAGTGGTTTGGACAAGGGAAGGGTTATTTTCATATTCTGGGTGATTACTCCTCCCCAGGAGCACAACTCCCTCATTGTGGACCCCACCAATGACATCCGCATCATCGGGGTGGTCACGGTGACGGTGCTGCTGGGCATCTCCCTGGCTGGCATGGAGTGGGAGGCCAAGGTAACACTCCCTTCTTCTGCCCACCTCATTCCCTTGGGATGCTaagagctgtccctgctgcccaccaggcATCTGAGGAGCTCCCCAAAAACAGACCAGGGTTTCTCCTAATGAGTTTTTCACCTTCTTGGCACCCAAACCCCAACCTCTCAGCTGGTACTTTCTGGTCTGGCAGGCACAGATACTGTTCTTCCTTGTCATCTTGGTTTCCTTCATAAACTACCTGGTGGGCACAGTGATCCCAGCCACTGCTGAGAAGCAAGCAAAGGGCTTCTTCAGCTACCGAGGTGGGTCCACCATGGGTTTGGGTTATGCTCAACAAGTCCAACTTCATTATGGGAGCCCATCTGTTTGCTGTTGTTGGAGGAAAAGTTTGCTATGGGAAGGTGCTCCTCACTTGGAGACGTCATTACAAGCACGGTGCCTTCCTCCTGTGGGTTACCCACCAGCAGTACCGTGTCTCCATCCAGCACTGAGATGCTTTGGCCAAGAAAGGTGCTTGGAAGGCCCCAAAtgcttctcctctgcttcctccccagctgACATCTTTGCCCAGAACTTCGTGCCCAGCTGGCGTGGACCTGAAGGCTCCTTCTTCAGCTtgttctccattttctttccatcagcAACTGGCATCCTGGCTGGGGCCAACATTTCAGGTGACCTGAAGGTGAGTTTTGAGCGTTGCTGCCTGAGCTGGTGTCCATCAGGGCTCAAGTCCCATTTCCCCCAAGGCTTTGGTTTTGATCCAACTTTTAAACCCCACTTAATTTCTTCGGGAAACTTTTGGGAAGGCTCAGCTGGGAGATGCTCTGAGGCTTCACGTCACAACGAATTAAAATTCCTCTTGTGCAGCAGCCACCAGTAAAATGACATTTTAGTGGTGCTGCTGGAAAAGCTGCCTTACATCTCCCTGCACCTCCCTTGGGCAGGATCCTGCTGTGGCCATCCCCAAGGGCACCTTGATGGCCATCTTCTGGACCACCGTGTCTTACCTGGTGCTTTCCGCGACCATCGGTAAGCGGCACGTCCTCGGGTGAGCTGGGGGACGTTGGCGTAGGTTGTGTGGGGGTGTCAGGGCTGTGGGAGGTGAGTGGGTACTGCATGTCCCCACCAGGTGCCTGCGTGGTCAGGGATGCCTCGGGCAGCCTGAACGACAGCGTGGCCGTGGGCTCGCCGGGCTGTGAGGGACTGGCCTGCGACTTCGGCTGGAACTTCACCGCCTGCGCCCAGCGGCAGAGCTGCCGATACGGGCTCAGCAACTACTACCAGGTGCTGCTCAGGGGCCACCCCGCTCCCCTGGTGTTCCAAAGGATGGGTTTCCTGATGCATCCTCATGCCCGGCGTTCTCAGGAGACAAGTGTGCTGTTAGAATCACCCATATAACAGGAGAGCGTCTTCCTCGGGCTTtttgggctctgctgcctggatAATGTTGATGGAAAAGCACTGAGGGTGACAGGATGGGGCCCGGGAGCTGGAAATCCCTTGGGGCAGGGGTGGAGGTTGATGGGGTGGAGGTTGATGCACTGGAGGTGCCAGGTTCCTGACTGTCTGTTTTTTGGGCAGAGCATGAGCATGGTGTCGGGATTCGGCCCCCTCATCACGGCAGGGATCTTTGGTGCCACCCTCTCCTCGGCGCTGGCCTGTCTCGTCTCAGCCCCCAAAGTCTTCCAGGTGAGGGGGGTGGGGAGTGTCCATGtcccccagctcctgtccctgagCCCAGCCGCGGGTGATGCTCCTGGGCACTCTCAGCACTGTGGGGCTTTGTGGCCACGAGCAGCCCCAGGGTGAGGAGGACGCTGCCATCAGCGAAGGCATGAGGCCAGTTTGGCCCATGCTCTTATGGGTGCAAGAGCCACCACAGCGCTGCCACCCCACGTCCCCAGCGAAGCCTGCTGTCCCCAACGCGTCTCTCCCCGCAGTGTCTCTGCAGGGACCAGCTCTACCCTCTCATAGGCTTCTTCGGGAAGGGCTACGGGAAGAACAGTGAGCCCATCCGTGGCTACATGCTCACCTACGTCATCGCCATCGGCTTCATCCTCATCGGTAGGTTCTTTCCACCCTGGTGCCCACCCGGTGCCACCGCCGGCCGGGTGGCCGCgtccctgccaccagcagctcgctctcctcctccccgcAGCCGAGCTCAACGCCATCGCCCCCATCATCTCCaacttcttcctctgctcctaCGCCCTCATCAACTTCAGCTGCTTCCACGCCTCCATCACCAACTCCCCAGGTGGGCTGTGCCGCGCCGTGCCGAGCCGGGCTGTGCGGTCCCCGCGCGGGTCCCGGCAGCGGCCGCTTGTCTGTGTTTGCGTGCAGGCTGGAGACCCTCCTTTCGGTATTACAGCAAGTGGGCCGCGCTCTTCGGGGCCGCCATCTCAGTGGTGATCATGTTCCTGCTGACCTGGTGGGCGGCCCTCATCGCCTTCGGCATCGTCATCTTCCTCCTGGGATACGTCCTCTACAAAAAGCCGGGTGTGTGGCGGTGACCCGGCACCAGCGATGTCCCTCCTGGGAGGGACTGTCCCTCCTGTTGCTAACCCATCTTCCTCGTGTAGATGTCAACTGGGGCTCCTCCATGCAAGCCAGCTCTTACAACATGGCTCTCAACTACTCGGTGGGGCTGAGTGAAGTGGACGAGCACATCAAGAACTACAGGCAAGGGCGGCTCGGCGTGGCGCTGGGTACAGAGGGAGGGGGGTGCAGAACCAGCCACCACTGCCCACCCTGGGTGGCTTCATGGCCATGTCCTCACCACCATCCTCAGTAACTGGGAACGCCAGCAAAATGTGGCTGTATCCAAAAATCCCACAGCTTTGCTATGGGGGCAGAGATGGAAAGCAGGCCTGCTCTGTTCCAGGCAGGCATGTTGGTCTCATCTGATCTAAAAAGACTGAAGAGTGAGGCTGGACTTTCAGCCTAAAGATGCTCCCTACCAGTTGCTGCTGGCCAGACATGGGAGAAGAGACACAGCTCCTCCCAGAGAGGCTTGGTGCCTCCAAAGCACCAGCCTTCaccccctttcctctccttgccTGCAGACCACAGTGCCTGGTGCTGACCGGCCCTCCCAATTTCCGCCCGGCCCTGGTGGACTTTGTGGGGACGTTCACCAAGAACCTCAGCCTGATGCTCTGTGGCAACGTGCTGATTGTGAGTCACCTGCAAAAGCCGGTTGGTTCCTTGTTGTGGGGGGGGGCTCTGGCCACCTGTGGGTGATGGGCTGGGGAATCCAGACGTGTCTTGGTGGGCTCACAGGGTGGGGAGTGAAATATGCCTGTttgagtgctgctgctgctgcaacatTTCACCTGGAAGcctctccagcttgtcaagCAATATTGATGAAGCACCAAGATGTCCCTGTGGGGTAATGGCTTCTCCTTGCCAATTAATTGCCAAAGAAAAGATGGGGTAGGATGAGGTGGTTGCTCAGAGGACAGGGGTGGTCCTGAAGCCTCAAGAGACACTGGGGACAGGTGGTGCAGCAAACGCCAGCTCGTGGGCCGCCACGGGACTGCTGGCACCAAGGGCACTGGCTGCTGACTCCCAAAATtggctgcttttcttgctgtgattGCAATGCCCCACGTGTGCAATGTCCAGGTCTTGCCAAGAGGAGCTGGAGGTCCTTGGTGGCAAGACCACCAGCTGGAAGGGGTCACTTGAGCCCCTGCCCCTGCTTCCCTCAGGGTCCACGGAAGCAGAAGATGCCAGAGTCCCGGCTGACGGCAGACGGCCATACCAAGTGGCTCATGAAGAGGAAGATCAAGGCTTTCTACACTGATGTGGTGGCTGAGGATCTGAGGAGTGGTGTCCAAATGCTCATCCAGGTACGACCATCCTTGGCTGTTGACCATCAGGGTCCTTCCTCTTCCATCACCTCTGGGcacgcccccccccctccccccaccttTGCATCGCTCCCCTGTGGACTGACACCCCCATGTCCAtctgtccctgcagaggggGTCTCATGGGGACATCTATCCATAGGCTGCTGGCCTTGGGAAGATGAGACCCAACATCCTGGTGCTGGGTTACAAGAGGAACTGGCAGACAGCGTCCCCACAGAGCCTGGAGGACTACGTGGGCATCCTGCAGTAcg from Apus apus isolate bApuApu2 chromosome 11, bApuApu2.pri.cur, whole genome shotgun sequence includes the following:
- the SLC12A3 gene encoding solute carrier family 12 member 3 isoform X1, producing the protein MAELPVPELPPALSRCSGRFTISTLLGTEEGGRGPYAAAEGGGCDSAHPTHLSSSTLCTRTFGYNTVDVVPAYEHYANTKGVGDASKGRPSLADLHSILKPDPGHLRVPVSEAQRSNGVSEPGPEEAAGEPGRAPEPVRFGWVKGVMIRCMLNIWGVILYLRLPWITAQAGIALTWLIILMSVTVTTITGLSISAISTNGKVKSGGTYFLISRSLGPELGGSIGLIFAFANAVAVAMHTVGFAETVRDLLQEHNSLIVDPTNDIRIIGVVTVTVLLGISLAGMEWEAKAQILFFLVILVSFINYLVGTVIPATAEKQAKGFFSYRADIFAQNFVPSWRGPEGSFFSLFSIFFPSATGILAGANISGDLKDPAVAIPKGTLMAIFWTTVSYLVLSATIGACVVRDASGSLNDSVAVGSPGCEGLACDFGWNFTACAQRQSCRYGLSNYYQSMSMVSGFGPLITAGIFGATLSSALACLVSAPKVFQCLCRDQLYPLIGFFGKGYGKNSEPIRGYMLTYVIAIGFILIAELNAIAPIISNFFLCSYALINFSCFHASITNSPGWRPSFRYYSKWAALFGAAISVVIMFLLTWWAALIAFGIVIFLLGYVLYKKPDVNWGSSMQASSYNMALNYSVGLSEVDEHIKNYRPQCLVLTGPPNFRPALVDFVGTFTKNLSLMLCGNVLIGPRKQKMPESRLTADGHTKWLMKRKIKAFYTDVVAEDLRSGVQMLIQAAGLGKMRPNILVLGYKRNWQTASPQSLEDYVGILHDAFDFKYGVCLMRMKDGLNVSRVMQAHVNPMFEAAEHPEENGTGGRAALGTAGPATLASEQQASTIFQSEQGKKTIDIYWLFDDGGLTLLIPYLLGRKKRWGKCKIRVFVGGQINRMDEERKAIVSLLSKFRLGFHEVHILPDINQKPWPEHIKRFDDLIAPFRLNDGFKDEATVNEMRQGCPWKISDEEVDKNRAKSLRQVRLNEILLDYSRDAALIAITLPIGRKGRCPSSLYMAWLETLSRDLRPPVILTRGNQENVLTFYCQ
- the SLC12A3 gene encoding solute carrier family 12 member 3 isoform X2, producing MAELPVPELPPALSRCSGRFTISTLLGTEEGGRGPYAAAEGGGCDSAHPTHLSSSTLCTRTFGYNTVDVVPAYEHYANTKGVGDASKGRPSLADLHSILKPDPGHLRVPVSEAQRSNGVSEPGPEEAAGEPGRAPEPVRFGWVKGVMIRCMLNIWGVILYLRLPWITAQAGIALTWLIILMSVTVTTITGLSISAISTNGKVKSGGTYFLISRSLGPELGGSIGLIFAFANAVAVAMHTVGFAETVRDLLQEHNSLIVDPTNDIRIIGVVTVTVLLGISLAGMEWEAKAQILFFLVILVSFINYLVGTVIPATAEKQAKGFFSYRADIFAQNFVPSWRGPEGSFFSLFSIFFPSATGILAGANISGDLKDPAVAIPKGTLMAIFWTTVSYLVLSATIGACVVRDASGSLNDSVAVGSPGCEGLACDFGWNFTACAQRQSCRYGLSNYYQSMSMVSGFGPLITAGIFGATLSSALACLVSAPKVFQCLCRDQLYPLIGFFGKGYGKNSEPIRGYMLTYVIAIGFILIAELNAIAPIISNFFLCSYALINFSCFHASITNSPGWRPSFRYYSKWAALFGAAISVVIMFLLTWWAALIAFGIVIFLLGYVLYKKPDVNWGSSMQASSYNMALNYSVGLSEVDEHIKNYRPQCLVLTGPPNFRPALVDFVGTFTKNLSLMLCGNVLIGPRKQKMPESRLTADGHTKWLMKRKIKAFYTDVVAEDLRSGVQMLIQAAGLGKMRPNILVLGYKRNWQTASPQSLEDYVGILHDAFDFKYGVCLMRMKDGLNVSRVMQAHVNPMFEAAEHPEENGTGAGPATLASEQQASTIFQSEQGKKTIDIYWLFDDGGLTLLIPYLLGRKKRWGKCKIRVFVGGQINRMDEERKAIVSLLSKFRLGFHEVHILPDINQKPWPEHIKRFDDLIAPFRLNDGFKDEATVNEMRQGCPWKISDEEVDKNRAKSLRQVRLNEILLDYSRDAALIAITLPIGRKGRCPSSLYMAWLETLSRDLRPPVILTRGNQENVLTFYCQ